CCTCACCAGCCACTGTTTGAACAGGATTGCTGAGAGAATCAAAGTTTGAGCTTGAAACATATTGAGGTAAGATGTGGAACTGCAAGAGCTCTATCTTCTGGCCTTGGTTGAGCGAGTTCAAGAACCCTGCCTTGAGTTGCGCGAAGGCGTTGTCGTCCGGGGCAAAGATTGTTAGGCCACCACTCTTTGCTGTCATCAGCTGTGAGTTGATGTTGCTCATTATCTCTGTGCTTTTCAGCAGCCTTGTTAGAACCCTGAATGTTTTCGCCTTCTTGAGGATTCTGCCTATGTCATCTGGTGCTGAGTCAGAGGAATCTGGAGAATCTGGTAATGCAGGGACTAATGGTTTTGATGATGTTGGGGATGAAGCTTTTGGAGATGGAGCTGTTGCTGAATTGGTGCAAGAATAGAAGGTAACAAACATGAGTAGAAGGAGGGAACAGGACAGCTGAACTTGCTTCATTTTTTCTATAGTTGGTAGTCAAAAGCTGAAAGTGAATCAATTTGCTTTCATTCTTGTGCAAGTATGTAAAGGACATGAATTTTTCTTGTGATGTATGGTCCATTAAAAAGGGTTTATTATGTAGAGGCTAAGGAAATTAATGATAGGTAATTGATTCAGGGTATAACTCTTCTGTCAAGAAGATAAAAGGATCTTTcatcttattattatttttttaatttaattttatgccAAACTTTGATGGATATATTCTAGATTATTGCATAGTTCTGATAATGATGAGTTGTGAATTATGGATTTAGTAATATTTTGTATGTTACATCTTAGTACAAAGTACGAGCGAGCCTTGTACCTAAAGAATATATACAAAATCTTAGGCTAGTTATTCTACAG
The DNA window shown above is from Arachis ipaensis cultivar K30076 chromosome B08, Araip1.1, whole genome shotgun sequence and carries:
- the LOC107612712 gene encoding fasciclin-like arabinogalactan protein 11, whose translation is MKQVQLSCSLLLLMFVTFYSCTNSATAPSPKASSPTSSKPLVPALPDSPDSSDSAPDDIGRILKKAKTFRVLTRLLKSTEIMSNINSQLMTAKSGGLTIFAPDDNAFAQLKAGFLNSLNQGQKIELLQFHILPQYVSSSNFDSLSNPVQTVAGEDPTKLPLNVMAYGNSVNISTGVVNATIDGLVYSDTNLAIYRVNKVLLPLDFFVKSKAPAPAPVEAESPIADKKSSAEDQENQDKSAALSLLSIQGTALMSIAVGFVVVAMI